A genomic region of Castor canadensis chromosome 16, mCasCan1.hap1v2, whole genome shotgun sequence contains the following coding sequences:
- the Shroom1 gene encoding protein Shroom1 isoform X2: MEALGPGGDRASPAPSTRSLDVRRLSTHADSAYSSFSAASGGPEPRTPSPGHDLVPYLDWDYVRVVWGGPTPAPSEAVPRATRPLPAVAAHSGPRPREVQGTPGRLSRQATPLLYALAAEAEAGVRTAEPPSPPASRAAYRQRVQGAQRRVLRETSFQRKELRMSLPARLRPAVPARPPTAHPRSASLSHPGGDVGPARSPAPAPGTAGRGHLANQQRKWCFSEPGKLDRVGWGGGSVGEGLSGVCASARPARPEPPELLHGGVRTEFRGLQEAQPRRSAELDPRSVKPGSAYRPASQSSSGEVVGPWRGPGGTMAIVQACPQGAETPRPLFQTKLSRFLTQKEAAVVCSAEVPQSSPANCEQRVSETCAASIPLASLPDDDVFLEEALPVRRPPPDSCSPHWLPTSVRASDHQYENGLTQRAGQATVQEECPLHDSTGTNDCWQGVNSSLGVSRPTSCSPSGTANGDISTIDPTELLTTDLSVAAEKDPFKPPRVDAPGPLGNDTPGPPYQTSVTWGTGQPGSKPTWPTQRLEQLVQELARLDPSLRDTLASQPSPEPPLGLLDGLIPLTEIRAAMRPASREAEEETVGTSEPGSYQFSFIQHLPTSQEEIRPENSTPHAVLDQPCGQGLPAPKNSIQAKKTLPAGGASRPPSKDSAGPSQRAGATAGGGWSMGQTQSGSGGCGGPGLCPPGARAVQQVHGRSRARARPPAAAGQSPGPRAPRFGHSGLRRRP; this comes from the exons ATGGAAGCGCTGGGTCCTGGGGGCGACCGTGCCTCCCCGGCCCCATCCACTCGAAGCCTAGATGTCCGGCGGCTGTCCACGCACGCCGACTCAGCCTATAGCTCCTTCTCCGCGGCCTCTGGTGGCCCTGAGCCCCGCACGCCGTCGCCGGGCCACGATCTGGTTCCTTACCTGGACTGGGACTACGTGCGTGTGGTGTGGGGCGGCCCGACGCCCGCGCCGTCGGAAGCAGTGCCGCGCGCCACCCGGCCCCTGCCCGCAGTCGCCGCACACAGTGGGCCGCGACCCCGAGAGGTTCAGGGGACCCCGGGGCGACTCAGCAGACAGGCCACCCCGCTGCTGTACGCGCTGGCCGCGGAGGCTGAGGCTGGGGTGCGGACTGCAGAGCCGCCCAGCCCACCAGCCTCACGGGCCGCCTACCGCCAGCGCGTGCAGGGCGCGCAGCGGCGAGTGCTCCGGGAGACGTCCTTCCAGCGCAAGGAACTCCGCATGAGCCTGCCCGCCCGCCTGCGGCCCGCAGTCCCCGCACGGCCTCCCACGGCGCACCCGCGCTCCGCCTCGCTCAGCCACCCCGGCGGGGACGTGGGGCCCGCGCGATCCCCGGCTCCCGCGCCAGGAACTGCCGGCCGGGGGCACCTCGCCAACCAGCAGAGGAAGTGGTGCTTCTCGGAGCCAGGAAAGCTGGATCGCGTTGGTTGGGGCGGTGGGTCCGTGGGGGAGGGCTTGAGTGGGGTCTGCGCCAGCGCACGTCCCGCCAGGCCTGAACCCCCGGAGTTGTTGCATGGTGGGGTGCGGACTGAGTTCAGAGGGCTGCAGGAGGCCCAACCCCGAAGATCAGCGGAACTGGACCCCAGATCTGTGAAGCCTGGCAGTGCCTATAGGCCCGCCAGTCAGAGTTCTTCAGGAGAGGTCGTGGGTCCCTGGAGAGGTCCAGGAGGAACCATGGCCATTGTTCAG GCTTGTCCCCAAGGAGCAGAAACCCCAAGACCGTTGTTTCAGACCAAACTTTCCAG GTTCTTGACTCAGAAGGAGGCTGCAGTGGTGTGTTCTGCAGAGGTCCCCCAGAGCAGCCCAGCCAACTGTGAGCAGAGGGTCTCAGAGACCTGTGCTGCATCTATCCCGCTGGCCTCTCTTCCTGATGATGATGTGTTCCTGGAGGAAGCTCTGCCAGTCAGGAGACCACCTCCAGACTCCTGCTCCCCACACTGGCTCCCAACCAG TGTACGTGCTTCTGACCATCAGTATGAAAATGGCTTGACCCAAAGGGCTGGCCAGGCTACAGTCCAGGAAGAGTGCCCCCTCCATGACTCTACAGGGACAAATGACTGCTGGCAGGGAGTGAACAGTTCCTTGGGTGTCTCCAGGCCCACAAGCTGTAGCCCCTCTGGGACTGCAAATGGAGACATCTCAACCATTGACCCCACTGAACTGCTGACCACTGACCTCTCTGTAGCTGCAGAGAAAGACCCCTTCAAACCTCCCCGAGTTGATGCCCCTGGACCTTTAGGCAATGATACTCCAGGGCCCCCTTATCAAACTTCTGTGACCTGGGGCACTGGCCAGCCTGGTTCCAAGCCAACATGGCCTACTCAGCGTCTGGAACAGCTGGTTCAGGAGCTGGCTAGACTGGATCCCTCTCTGAGGGACACTCTTGCCTCTCAGCCCAGCCCAGAGCCACCCCTGGGCCTGCTGGATGGGTTGATTCCTTTAACAGAGATCAGGGCTGCAATGAGACCAGCCAGTAGGGAGGCTGAAGAGGAGACTGTTGGTACTTCTGAGCCAGG GTCATATCAATTCAGCTTCATCCAGCATCTCCCAACATCTCAGGAGGAAATAAGGCCTGAAAACTCAACACCACACGCTGTACTTGACCAGCCATGTGGCCAGGGGCTCCCTGCACCAAAAAATAGCATCCAGGCCAAGAAA ACTCTCCCTGCAGGTGGAGCTAGCAGGCCTCCTTCAAAAGATTCTGCAGGACCTTCACAGAGAGCAGGAGCAACTGCAGGGGGCGGATGGAGCATGGGTCAGACGCAGAGCGGCTCTGGAGGCTGCGGTGGGCCAGGCCTGTGCCCCCCGGGAGCTAGAGCGGTTCAGCAGGTTCATGGCCGATCTAGAGCGCGTGCTCggcctcctgctgctgctgggcaGTCGCCTGGCCCGCGTGCACCGCGCTTTGGCCACAGTGGGCTCAGACGGAGACCCTGA
- the Shroom1 gene encoding protein Shroom1 isoform X1 has translation MEALGPGGDRASPAPSTRSLDVRRLSTHADSAYSSFSAASGGPEPRTPSPGHDLVPYLDWDYVRVVWGGPTPAPSEAVPRATRPLPAVAAHSGPRPREVQGTPGRLSRQATPLLYALAAEAEAGVRTAEPPSPPASRAAYRQRVQGAQRRVLRETSFQRKELRMSLPARLRPAVPARPPTAHPRSASLSHPGGDVGPARSPAPAPGTAGRGHLANQQRKWCFSEPGKLDRVGWGGGSVGEGLSGVCASARPARPEPPELLHGGVRTEFRGLQEAQPRRSAELDPRSVKPGSAYRPASQSSSGEVVGPWRGPGGTMAIVQACPQGAETPRPLFQTKLSRFLTQKEAAVVCSAEVPQSSPANCEQRVSETCAASIPLASLPDDDVFLEEALPVRRPPPDSCSPHWLPTSVRASDHQYENGLTQRAGQATVQEECPLHDSTGTNDCWQGVNSSLGVSRPTSCSPSGTANGDISTIDPTELLTTDLSVAAEKDPFKPPRVDAPGPLGNDTPGPPYQTSVTWGTGQPGSKPTWPTQRLEQLVQELARLDPSLRDTLASQPSPEPPLGLLDGLIPLTEIRAAMRPASREAEEETVGTSEPGSYQFSFIQHLPTSQEEIRPENSTPHAVLDQPCGQGLPAPKNSIQAKKVELAGLLQKILQDLHREQEQLQGADGAWVRRRAALEAAVGQACAPRELERFSRFMADLERVLGLLLLLGSRLARVHRALATVGSDGDPEERASLLQRLRLLQRQQEDAKELKEHVARRERALREVLGRALPAEELRAYCALLAGKAAVLAQQRSLEERVRLLQDQLDAISSDLSHRPLSSSLSWPPETCFPDKPSFPASPV, from the exons ATGGAAGCGCTGGGTCCTGGGGGCGACCGTGCCTCCCCGGCCCCATCCACTCGAAGCCTAGATGTCCGGCGGCTGTCCACGCACGCCGACTCAGCCTATAGCTCCTTCTCCGCGGCCTCTGGTGGCCCTGAGCCCCGCACGCCGTCGCCGGGCCACGATCTGGTTCCTTACCTGGACTGGGACTACGTGCGTGTGGTGTGGGGCGGCCCGACGCCCGCGCCGTCGGAAGCAGTGCCGCGCGCCACCCGGCCCCTGCCCGCAGTCGCCGCACACAGTGGGCCGCGACCCCGAGAGGTTCAGGGGACCCCGGGGCGACTCAGCAGACAGGCCACCCCGCTGCTGTACGCGCTGGCCGCGGAGGCTGAGGCTGGGGTGCGGACTGCAGAGCCGCCCAGCCCACCAGCCTCACGGGCCGCCTACCGCCAGCGCGTGCAGGGCGCGCAGCGGCGAGTGCTCCGGGAGACGTCCTTCCAGCGCAAGGAACTCCGCATGAGCCTGCCCGCCCGCCTGCGGCCCGCAGTCCCCGCACGGCCTCCCACGGCGCACCCGCGCTCCGCCTCGCTCAGCCACCCCGGCGGGGACGTGGGGCCCGCGCGATCCCCGGCTCCCGCGCCAGGAACTGCCGGCCGGGGGCACCTCGCCAACCAGCAGAGGAAGTGGTGCTTCTCGGAGCCAGGAAAGCTGGATCGCGTTGGTTGGGGCGGTGGGTCCGTGGGGGAGGGCTTGAGTGGGGTCTGCGCCAGCGCACGTCCCGCCAGGCCTGAACCCCCGGAGTTGTTGCATGGTGGGGTGCGGACTGAGTTCAGAGGGCTGCAGGAGGCCCAACCCCGAAGATCAGCGGAACTGGACCCCAGATCTGTGAAGCCTGGCAGTGCCTATAGGCCCGCCAGTCAGAGTTCTTCAGGAGAGGTCGTGGGTCCCTGGAGAGGTCCAGGAGGAACCATGGCCATTGTTCAG GCTTGTCCCCAAGGAGCAGAAACCCCAAGACCGTTGTTTCAGACCAAACTTTCCAG GTTCTTGACTCAGAAGGAGGCTGCAGTGGTGTGTTCTGCAGAGGTCCCCCAGAGCAGCCCAGCCAACTGTGAGCAGAGGGTCTCAGAGACCTGTGCTGCATCTATCCCGCTGGCCTCTCTTCCTGATGATGATGTGTTCCTGGAGGAAGCTCTGCCAGTCAGGAGACCACCTCCAGACTCCTGCTCCCCACACTGGCTCCCAACCAG TGTACGTGCTTCTGACCATCAGTATGAAAATGGCTTGACCCAAAGGGCTGGCCAGGCTACAGTCCAGGAAGAGTGCCCCCTCCATGACTCTACAGGGACAAATGACTGCTGGCAGGGAGTGAACAGTTCCTTGGGTGTCTCCAGGCCCACAAGCTGTAGCCCCTCTGGGACTGCAAATGGAGACATCTCAACCATTGACCCCACTGAACTGCTGACCACTGACCTCTCTGTAGCTGCAGAGAAAGACCCCTTCAAACCTCCCCGAGTTGATGCCCCTGGACCTTTAGGCAATGATACTCCAGGGCCCCCTTATCAAACTTCTGTGACCTGGGGCACTGGCCAGCCTGGTTCCAAGCCAACATGGCCTACTCAGCGTCTGGAACAGCTGGTTCAGGAGCTGGCTAGACTGGATCCCTCTCTGAGGGACACTCTTGCCTCTCAGCCCAGCCCAGAGCCACCCCTGGGCCTGCTGGATGGGTTGATTCCTTTAACAGAGATCAGGGCTGCAATGAGACCAGCCAGTAGGGAGGCTGAAGAGGAGACTGTTGGTACTTCTGAGCCAGG GTCATATCAATTCAGCTTCATCCAGCATCTCCCAACATCTCAGGAGGAAATAAGGCCTGAAAACTCAACACCACACGCTGTACTTGACCAGCCATGTGGCCAGGGGCTCCCTGCACCAAAAAATAGCATCCAGGCCAAGAAA GTGGAGCTAGCAGGCCTCCTTCAAAAGATTCTGCAGGACCTTCACAGAGAGCAGGAGCAACTGCAGGGGGCGGATGGAGCATGGGTCAGACGCAGAGCGGCTCTGGAGGCTGCGGTGGGCCAGGCCTGTGCCCCCCGGGAGCTAGAGCGGTTCAGCAGGTTCATGGCCGATCTAGAGCGCGTGCTCggcctcctgctgctgctgggcaGTCGCCTGGCCCGCGTGCACCGCGCTTTGGCCACAGTGGGCTCAGACGGAGACCCTGAGGAGCGG GCCTCCCTGCTGCAGCGACTCCGGCTTCTGCAGAGGCAGCAGGAAGACGCCAAGGAGCTGAAGGAGCACGTGGCGCGGCGCGAGCGGGCCCTACGCGAGGTGCTGGGCCGGGCACTGCCTGCGGAGGAGCTGCGCGCCTACTGCGCCCTGCTGGCCGGCAAGGCCGCCGTCCTGGCCCAGCAGCGCAGCCTGGAGGAGCGTGTCCGACTCCTTCAGGACCAGCTGGACGCCATCAGTAGCGATCTCAGCCATCGCCCTCTTTCTTCCAGTCTGTCTTGGCCCCCTGAGACCTGTTTTCCAGATAAGCCGTCCTTCCCTGCTTCTCCTGTCTAG
- the Sowaha gene encoding ankyrin repeat domain-containing protein SOWAHA translates to MALAAAAAAAAAGVSQAAVLGFLQEHGGKVRNSELLNRFKPLLEAGDPRGRAARRDRFKQFVNDVAVVKEFDGVKFVVLRKKPRPSAGPELPPPCISGPPAPPSISTCVPLGESNASGAPCSASERRSVPPPEDPAPPSESQDPTGVPTSQPTQPTAELSVDPAQQPGAPADLQAELAQVSEGLSVDSVPAASTPSEAAVPRAQPTDPEPEPRAVTGPPPPVLHAPPQKPCMLPVRCVPGPAALRVRAEEQGLRRQLSEEPSPRSSPLLLRRLSVEESGLGLSLGPGRSPHLRRLSRVGLRLLSPDEEVAAAPPPSAVPLEPTEHEWLVRTASGRWTHQLHGLLLRDRGLAAKRDFISGFTALHWAAKSGDREMALQLVEVARRGGAPVDVNARSHGGYTPLHLAALHGQEDAAVLLVVSLGAHVHLRDHSGRRAYQYLRPGSSYALRRLLGDPDLRGATELDAPSGGSGSLAARHPVQVAATILGSTTSAFLGVLADDLMLQDLARGLKKSSSFSKFLGASPMAPRKKAKIRGGLPAFSEISRRPTPGPLAGLVPSVPPAT, encoded by the coding sequence ATGGCGCTAGCAGCCGCTGCAGCTGCCGCGGCCGCCGGGGTGAGCCAGGCGGCGGTGCTGGGCTTCCTGCAAGAGCACGGCGGGAAAGTGCGCAACTCGGAGCTGCTGAACCGCTTCAAGCCGCTGCTGGAAGCCGGCGACCCGCGCGGCCGCGCCGCCCGCAGGGACCGCTTCAAGCAGTTCGTCAACGACGTAGCGGTGGTGAAGGAGTTCGACGGCGTCAAGTTCGTGGTGCTGAGAAAGAAGCCTCGGCCTTCGGCGGGACCAGAGCTCCCGCCCCCTTGCATCTCTGGGCCACCAGCCCCGCCGTCGATCAGCACTTGCGTCCCGCTAGGGGAAAGCAATGCGTCGGGAGCTCCATGTTCCGCCTCGGAGCGGCGATCGGTGCCACCACCAGAGGATCCTGCCCCGCCATCTGAGTCACAGGACCCCACTGGGGTCCCGACCTCTCAGCCTACCCAGCCAACTGCGGAGCTGTCGGTGGACCCGGCCCAGCAGCCCGGGGCACCCGCCGATCTCCAGGCTGAACTAGCCCAGGTCTCGGAGGGACTGTCTGTGGACTCGGTCCCCGCGGCGAGCACGCCGTCGGAGGCAGCCGTGCCCCGCGCACAGCCTACAGATCCGGAGCCTGAGCCGAGGGCGGTGACAGGACCGCCACCTCCCGTCCTGCACGCTCCGCCGCAGAAGCCCTGCATGCTGCCGGTGCGCTGCGTGCCGGGCCCCGCCGCACTTCGGGTCCGGGCGGAGGAACAAGGCCTGCGCCGGCAGCTGTCGGAGGAGCCGAGTCCGCGCAGCTCCCCACTGCTCCTGAGGCGGCTCTCGGTGGAGGAGTCCGGCCTGGGCCTCAGCCTGGGCCCGGGCCGCTCCCCGCACCTGCGGCGACTGTCACGCGTCGGCCTGCGCCTGCTGAGCCCCGACGAGGAGGTGGCCGCAGCGCCGCCGCCATCCGCGGTGCCGCTGGAGCCCACCGAGCACGAGTGGCTGGTGAGGACGGCCAGTGGCCGCTGGACCCACCAGCTGCATGGGCTGTTGCTGCGGGACCGCGGCCTGGCCGCCAAGCGCGACTTCATATCTGGCTTCACGGCCCTGCATTGGGCCGCCAAGAGCGGCGACCGCGAGATGGCCCTGCAACTGGTGGAGGTCGCGCGGCGTGGGGGCGCTCCGGTCGACGTGAACGCGCGCTCGCATGGCGGCTACACGCCTCTGCATCTGGCCGCTCTGCACGGCCAGGAGGACGCCGCTGTGCTGCTAGTGGTAAGTCTGGGTGCGCACGTGCACCTGCGCGACCACAGCGGGCGTCGCGCTTACCAGTACCTGCGGCCTGGCTCCTCCTACGCGCTGCGACGCCTCCTTGGTGACCCTGACCTTCGAGGCGCCACCGAGCTGGATGCACCCAGTGGTGGAAGTGGTAGCCTGGCGGCACGGCATCCCGTGCAGGTGGCCGCTACCATCCTTGGTTCCACCACCAGTGCGTTTCTGGGCGTCCTGGCCGACGATCTGATGCTCCAGGATCTGGCCCGCGGCTTGAAGAAGTCAAGCTCCTTTAGCAAGTTCTTGGGCGCCTCGCCCATGGCTCCGAGAAAAAAGGCCAAGATCCGTGGTGGCCTGCCAGCCTTCTCAGAAATCTCTCGGCGACCCACCCCAGGGCCCTTAGCTGGTTTAGTGCCCAGTGTGCCACCTGCAACCTGA